One genomic window of Actinoplanes lobatus includes the following:
- the thrS gene encoding threonine--tRNA ligase, which produces MSAPRTPAVADPLVVPAGTTAADAVAAAGLPAHGPKAIVVVREAGGRLRDLNWAPAADAEVTPVAIDEPDGLDVLRHSTAHVLAQAVQDVFPDAKLGIGPPIRDGFYYDFDVEKPFQPEDLTKLEKRMQEIVKAGQTFHRREYGSLDEAKAELHAEPFKLELVDIKGDVDEEAAAVGAGELTHYDNLSKDGERVWGDLCRGPHLPSTRLIPAFKLMRSAAAYWRGSEKNPQLQRIYGTAWPSRDELKAYLNRLAEAERRDHRKLGSELDLFSFPDEIGSGLVVFHPKGGVIKREMEDYVRARHIEEGFQYVGSPHITKEGLFHTSGHLPYYKDTMFPPMELEGANYYLKAMNCPMHNLIFRSRGRSYRELPMRLFEFGTVYRYEKSGVVHGLTRVRGLTQDDSHSYVTAEQAPAEIKHLLNFVRSLLDDFGLDDYYLELSTRDPKSDKFIGTDEQWEKATKVLSDVAEESGLELVLDPGGAAFYGPKISVQCKDAIGRTWQMSTIQYDFNQPAGFGLEYQAADGTRQEPVMIHSAKFGSIERFFGVLVEHYAGAFPAWLAPVQVVGIPIRDDHAQYLEEFVTKLRKAGIRAEVDHSTERMQKKIRTAQQQKIPFMAIAGDDDVNGGTVSFRYRDGSQRNGVSIDEAVAHVVEVVRSRVNTGPSAA; this is translated from the coding sequence GTGTCTGCACCCCGTACACCCGCTGTGGCCGACCCCCTAGTCGTCCCGGCCGGGACTACGGCGGCCGACGCGGTGGCCGCCGCGGGGCTTCCCGCGCACGGGCCGAAGGCGATCGTCGTGGTCCGTGAGGCCGGCGGCCGGCTGCGCGACCTGAACTGGGCGCCGGCGGCCGACGCCGAGGTGACCCCGGTCGCGATCGACGAGCCGGACGGCCTCGACGTGCTGCGCCACTCGACCGCGCACGTGCTGGCGCAGGCCGTGCAGGACGTGTTCCCGGACGCGAAGCTGGGCATCGGCCCGCCGATCCGGGACGGCTTCTACTACGACTTCGACGTCGAGAAGCCGTTCCAGCCGGAGGACCTGACGAAGCTCGAGAAGCGGATGCAGGAGATCGTCAAGGCCGGCCAGACCTTCCACCGCCGGGAGTACGGCTCGCTCGACGAGGCCAAGGCCGAGCTGCACGCCGAGCCGTTCAAGCTCGAGCTGGTCGACATCAAGGGCGACGTGGACGAGGAGGCCGCCGCCGTCGGAGCCGGCGAGCTGACCCACTACGACAACCTGAGCAAGGACGGCGAGCGCGTCTGGGGCGACCTGTGCCGCGGCCCGCACCTGCCGTCGACCCGGCTCATCCCGGCGTTCAAGCTGATGCGCTCGGCCGCCGCCTACTGGCGCGGCAGTGAGAAGAACCCGCAGCTCCAGCGGATCTACGGGACGGCGTGGCCGTCGCGGGACGAGCTCAAGGCGTACCTCAACCGTCTCGCCGAGGCCGAGCGCCGCGACCACCGCAAGCTGGGCAGCGAGCTGGACCTCTTCTCCTTCCCCGACGAGATCGGGTCGGGTCTCGTGGTCTTCCACCCGAAGGGCGGGGTGATCAAGCGCGAGATGGAGGACTACGTCCGGGCCCGCCACATCGAGGAGGGCTTCCAGTACGTGGGCAGCCCGCACATCACCAAGGAGGGCCTGTTCCACACCTCGGGACACCTGCCCTACTACAAGGACACGATGTTCCCCCCGATGGAGCTGGAGGGGGCGAACTACTACCTCAAGGCGATGAACTGCCCGATGCACAACCTGATCTTCAGGTCGCGCGGGCGGTCCTACCGTGAGCTGCCGATGCGGCTGTTCGAGTTCGGCACGGTCTACCGCTACGAGAAGTCCGGCGTGGTGCACGGCCTGACCCGGGTGCGCGGCCTGACCCAGGACGACTCGCACTCCTACGTCACCGCCGAGCAGGCCCCGGCCGAGATCAAGCACCTGCTGAACTTCGTCCGTTCGCTGCTCGACGACTTCGGCCTGGACGACTACTACCTGGAGCTGTCGACCCGGGACCCGAAGAGCGACAAGTTCATCGGTACGGACGAGCAGTGGGAGAAGGCCACCAAGGTCCTGTCCGACGTGGCCGAGGAGTCCGGCCTGGAGCTGGTCCTCGACCCGGGTGGCGCGGCCTTCTACGGCCCGAAGATCAGCGTGCAGTGCAAGGACGCGATCGGGCGGACCTGGCAGATGTCGACCATCCAGTACGACTTCAACCAGCCCGCCGGGTTCGGTCTGGAATACCAGGCGGCCGACGGCACCCGGCAGGAGCCGGTGATGATCCACTCGGCGAAGTTCGGCTCGATCGAGCGGTTCTTCGGCGTGCTGGTCGAGCACTACGCGGGCGCGTTCCCGGCCTGGCTCGCGCCGGTGCAGGTGGTCGGCATCCCGATCCGGGACGACCACGCCCAGTACCTGGAGGAGTTCGTCACGAAGCTCCGTAAGGCGGGCATCCGGGCCGAGGTGGACCACTCCACCGAGCGGATGCAGAAGAAGATCCGCACCGCCCAGCAGCAGAAGATCCCGTTCATGGCGATCGCCGGCGACGACGACGTCAACGGCGGCACCGTGTCGTTCCGCTACCGGGACGGCTCGCAGCGCAACGGCGTCTCCATCGACGAGGCGGTCGCGCACGTGGTCGAGGTGGTTCGCTCCCGGGTCAACACCGGGCCCTCGGCGGCCTGA
- a CDS encoding HAMP domain-containing sensor histidine kinase, whose amino-acid sequence MRLAYTTAATTAVAALVFLVPLGWGLRNDHREAALADAAARTSTVAGAIAAGTGERGLAAAITLAGGAPVVHTPGLAPSAGGRADGALIDRAATAPEPTVEDVDGGVVHLRPVTVGDRILVVEAFVPASSLNRNTARDWWLLLGLAVVLVGGAVVVVDRLARGAVDSARNLVDAALAVGDGDLAVRISPSGPRELAEAGYAFNRMADRLVTSRTDERELVADLSHRLRTPLTALRLDAEALDPDDTQIIDLTADEVDRRRGIRRIRQAITTLEDEVNHLINTTRQAVADRVAAAPEDGLCDASEVVRERMMFWSALAGDQERQYRVVGAHVRIPVPVARAELAAALDAVLGNVFRYTPQGTAFEVGLSRRDGWVALRIDDAGPGIGDPQGALRRGQSNQGSTGLGLDIARRVAQATGGSLSLDRAAMGGASVVMLLADADATPKQPSRFGLVGRGRPARDRDPGRRRWQRGRE is encoded by the coding sequence CTGCGGCTGGCGTACACCACCGCCGCCACCACCGCCGTCGCCGCGCTTGTCTTCCTCGTCCCGCTCGGCTGGGGCCTGCGCAACGACCACCGGGAGGCCGCTCTCGCCGACGCCGCCGCGCGTACCTCGACGGTGGCCGGCGCCATCGCGGCCGGAACCGGCGAACGTGGCCTGGCCGCGGCGATCACGCTGGCCGGCGGCGCGCCGGTGGTGCACACCCCGGGCCTCGCCCCGTCCGCCGGCGGACGGGCCGACGGCGCGCTGATCGACCGGGCCGCGACCGCGCCCGAGCCGACCGTCGAGGACGTCGACGGCGGCGTGGTGCACCTGCGACCGGTCACCGTCGGCGACCGGATCCTGGTGGTCGAGGCGTTCGTGCCGGCCTCCTCGCTGAACCGGAACACCGCCCGCGACTGGTGGCTGCTGCTCGGCCTCGCCGTGGTGCTGGTCGGCGGCGCCGTCGTGGTGGTGGACCGGCTGGCCCGGGGCGCGGTGGACTCGGCCCGCAACCTGGTCGACGCGGCGCTCGCGGTCGGCGACGGGGACCTCGCCGTACGGATCAGCCCGTCCGGGCCGCGCGAGCTCGCCGAGGCGGGCTACGCCTTCAACCGGATGGCCGACCGCTTGGTAACCTCCCGCACCGACGAGCGCGAACTGGTCGCCGACCTGTCGCACCGGCTGCGTACCCCGCTGACCGCGCTGCGGCTCGACGCCGAGGCGCTCGACCCGGACGACACCCAGATCATCGACCTCACCGCGGACGAGGTCGATCGCCGCCGCGGCATCCGGCGCATCCGGCAGGCGATCACCACCCTGGAGGACGAGGTCAACCACCTGATCAACACCACCCGGCAGGCCGTCGCCGACCGGGTCGCCGCCGCGCCCGAGGACGGGCTGTGCGACGCCAGCGAGGTGGTCCGCGAGCGGATGATGTTCTGGTCCGCGCTCGCCGGCGACCAGGAGCGGCAGTACCGGGTGGTCGGCGCGCACGTACGGATCCCGGTGCCGGTGGCCCGGGCCGAGCTGGCCGCCGCGCTGGACGCGGTGCTCGGCAACGTCTTCCGCTACACCCCGCAGGGCACCGCGTTCGAGGTCGGACTGTCCCGGCGCGACGGCTGGGTGGCGCTGCGGATCGACGACGCCGGCCCCGGCATCGGAGATCCGCAGGGGGCGCTGCGGCGCGGGCAGAGCAATCAGGGTTCCACCGGTCTGGGGCTGGACATCGCCCGCCGGGTGGCGCAGGCTACCGGCGGGTCACTCAGCCTGGACCGGGCTGCCATGGGTGGCGCCAGCGTGGTCATGCTGTTGGCCGACGCGGATGCCACCCCCAAGCAGCCGAGCAGGTTCGGGCTGGTCGGACGGGGCCGACCGGCACGCGACCGTGATCCGGGACGACGTCGCTGGCAACGAGGACGGGAATGA
- a CDS encoding FAD-dependent monooxygenase translates to MTNREVLISGAGVAGPALAFWLVRAGWRVTVVERAPELRAGGYKVDVRGAATTVLQRMGLHEAARERDTGMRRITYVKRDGRPIASLPADLLMGRRGDDLEIMRGDLGQILFDATEGDVDYRFGDAIAGLADGPDGVEVTFSSGARAVFAFVVGADGLHSATRRRVLGETPLRHLGAYISIFSAPNDLGIDREEIMYTEPGRLIFAYAMGAGEPAKVGMTFAAGPLDHDRRDVAGQKELVRAAFAGRGWRSDAFLAAMDTSADFYFDSLSQVELPSWSAGRVTLLGDAAHCPSPASGQGTSLALTGAYVLGRHLGTPGGLAAYEAGMRPYVEKNMAFGRKMARDMVPGSRLAIAFRNYGMRTLRFHPRKEQVIDKVLAPMHEAANAIVI, encoded by the coding sequence ATGACGAATCGCGAGGTGCTGATCTCAGGTGCGGGTGTGGCGGGTCCGGCGCTGGCCTTCTGGCTGGTCCGGGCGGGGTGGCGGGTCACCGTCGTGGAGCGGGCGCCGGAGCTGCGGGCGGGCGGCTACAAGGTGGACGTGCGCGGCGCGGCGACCACCGTCCTGCAGCGGATGGGCCTGCACGAGGCGGCCCGCGAGCGGGACACCGGGATGCGGCGGATCACCTACGTGAAGCGGGACGGGCGGCCGATCGCCAGCCTCCCGGCCGACCTGCTGATGGGCCGGCGCGGCGACGACCTGGAGATCATGCGCGGCGACCTCGGGCAGATCCTGTTCGACGCCACCGAAGGCGATGTGGACTACCGGTTCGGCGACGCGATCGCCGGCCTCGCCGACGGGCCGGACGGGGTGGAGGTCACCTTCTCCAGCGGCGCCCGGGCGGTGTTCGCGTTCGTGGTCGGCGCCGACGGCCTGCACTCGGCGACCCGGCGGCGGGTGCTGGGTGAGACCCCGCTGCGCCACCTGGGCGCGTACATCTCGATCTTCTCGGCGCCCAACGACCTGGGCATCGACCGGGAGGAGATCATGTACACCGAGCCCGGCCGGCTGATCTTCGCGTACGCGATGGGCGCCGGCGAGCCGGCCAAGGTCGGCATGACCTTCGCGGCCGGCCCGCTCGACCACGACCGGCGCGACGTGGCCGGGCAGAAGGAGCTCGTCCGGGCGGCCTTCGCGGGCCGTGGCTGGCGCAGCGACGCGTTCCTGGCGGCGATGGACACCTCCGCCGACTTCTACTTCGACTCGCTCAGCCAGGTCGAGCTGCCGAGCTGGTCGGCCGGGCGGGTGACGCTTCTCGGCGACGCGGCGCACTGCCCGTCACCGGCCTCCGGCCAGGGCACCAGCCTGGCCCTGACCGGGGCGTACGTGCTCGGCCGGCATCTCGGCACCCCGGGCGGGCTCGCCGCCTACGAGGCCGGGATGCGGCCGTACGTGGAGAAGAACATGGCCTTCGGCCGGAAGATGGCCCGGGACATGGTGCCCGGCAGCCGCCTCGCCATCGCCTTCCGCAACTACGGGATGCGGACCCTGCGCTTCCACCCGCGCAAGGAGCAGGTGATCGACAAGGTGCTCGCGCCGATGCACGAGGCGGCCAACGCCATCGTCATCTAG
- a CDS encoding HIT family protein, giving the protein MTYISGEDRPEGGYEKPAGCPFCLAPGRPEAETLVVARGELVFAVLNLYPYNPGHLLICPYRHVADYTDLTEQETVEVAAFTRTAMRVIRASSSPHGFNLGMNQGSVAGAGIAAHLHQHVVPRWGGDANFMPVVGRTKVLPQLLYDTRDLLAKNWPAA; this is encoded by the coding sequence ATGACCTACATCTCGGGCGAGGACCGCCCCGAGGGTGGGTACGAGAAACCGGCCGGCTGCCCGTTCTGCCTGGCGCCCGGCCGGCCCGAGGCGGAGACGCTGGTGGTGGCGCGGGGCGAGCTGGTCTTCGCGGTGCTGAACCTGTACCCGTACAACCCGGGGCACCTGCTGATCTGCCCGTACCGGCACGTGGCCGACTACACCGACCTCACCGAGCAGGAGACGGTCGAGGTGGCCGCGTTCACCCGGACGGCGATGCGGGTGATCCGGGCGAGCAGCAGCCCGCACGGCTTCAACCTGGGGATGAACCAGGGCTCGGTGGCCGGCGCCGGGATCGCCGCCCACCTGCACCAGCACGTGGTGCCGCGGTGGGGCGGCGACGCCAACTTCATGCCGGTGGTCGGCCGGACCAAGGTGCTGCCGCAGCTGCTCTACGACACCCGCGACCTACTGGCCAAGAACTGGCCCGCCGCCTAG
- a CDS encoding ADP-ribosylglycohydrolase family protein, with amino-acid sequence MSFTLFPGTRRTLALESLAGLSVGDALGAQYFVPGNRPSDLLEARLPAPPWEWTDDTEQACCLVATLAEGDFDRDSFATLLADRYEPYRGYGPGAVTMLREIRDGLPWPIAAAAAFNGQGSCGNGAAMRAAPLGAWHADSLAHAAVQGVRAAEVTHAHPEGIAGGAAVAVAAAVAAAARLNGHRPERGQLLRATAGHTPAGVVHDGLIEAAGLTVTVTEAAHRLGSGGQATAQDTVPFALWVADRFLEDYPAAVAACVVAGGDVDTTAAIAGGVVAAYTGVEGIPAAWLSAREPLPAWLTEAGGE; translated from the coding sequence ATGTCTTTCACACTCTTTCCCGGTACCCGCCGCACGCTCGCCCTGGAGTCCCTGGCCGGCCTCAGCGTCGGCGACGCCCTCGGCGCGCAGTATTTCGTGCCCGGCAACCGCCCCTCCGACCTTCTCGAGGCACGCCTCCCGGCGCCGCCCTGGGAGTGGACCGACGACACCGAGCAGGCCTGCTGCCTGGTCGCCACCCTGGCCGAGGGCGACTTCGACCGGGACTCCTTCGCCACCCTGCTCGCCGACCGCTACGAGCCGTACCGCGGCTACGGTCCCGGCGCCGTGACCATGCTGCGCGAGATCCGGGACGGCCTGCCCTGGCCGATCGCCGCGGCCGCCGCCTTCAACGGCCAGGGCTCCTGCGGCAACGGCGCGGCGATGCGCGCCGCGCCACTGGGCGCCTGGCACGCGGACTCCCTGGCCCACGCGGCCGTCCAGGGGGTACGCGCCGCGGAGGTCACCCACGCGCACCCGGAGGGGATCGCCGGTGGCGCGGCCGTCGCCGTGGCCGCCGCGGTGGCCGCCGCCGCCCGGCTCAACGGCCACCGGCCCGAGCGCGGGCAGCTGCTGCGGGCCACGGCGGGGCACACCCCGGCCGGAGTGGTCCACGACGGCCTGATCGAGGCGGCCGGCCTGACGGTGACGGTCACCGAGGCGGCCCACCGGCTCGGCTCGGGCGGGCAGGCGACGGCGCAGGACACCGTGCCGTTCGCCCTGTGGGTCGCCGACCGGTTCCTGGAGGACTATCCGGCGGCCGTGGCGGCGTGCGTGGTCGCCGGCGGGGACGTCGACACCACCGCCGCGATCGCCGGGGGAGTCGTGGCGGCGTACACCGGCGTGGAGGGCATCCCGGCGGCGTGGCTGTCGGCCCGCGAACCGCTTCCCGCCTGGCTGACCGAGGCCGGCGGGGAATAG
- a CDS encoding TetR/AcrR family transcriptional regulator, giving the protein MGHREDLLVGAKRALYEKGYANITARDIVAASGTNLASIGYHYGSTKALLTAAMISSMEDWGEAIGRALSEPDADAGAEPMLRFWRRVIRSVQADRQLWLASVEALTQSEHDPALRAQLAAGVHEGRKGMTALVTGRPEDELEEATVRTVGAVQMALMSGVVTQWLTDPVTAPSAEEVVAGIRALGGGPVLGQ; this is encoded by the coding sequence ATGGGCCACCGGGAAGACCTGCTGGTAGGAGCGAAGCGAGCGCTCTACGAGAAGGGGTACGCCAACATCACCGCACGCGACATCGTGGCCGCCTCCGGGACGAACCTCGCGTCGATCGGCTACCACTACGGATCGACGAAGGCGCTGCTCACGGCAGCGATGATCAGCTCGATGGAGGACTGGGGCGAGGCGATCGGCCGGGCCCTGAGCGAGCCGGACGCCGACGCCGGCGCCGAGCCGATGCTGCGGTTCTGGCGGCGGGTGATCCGCTCCGTCCAGGCCGACCGGCAGCTCTGGCTGGCCAGCGTCGAGGCGCTGACCCAGAGCGAGCACGACCCGGCGCTGCGCGCGCAGCTCGCGGCCGGCGTCCACGAGGGCCGCAAGGGCATGACCGCGCTGGTCACCGGCCGGCCCGAGGACGAGCTGGAGGAGGCCACCGTGCGCACCGTCGGCGCCGTCCAGATGGCGCTGATGTCCGGGGTGGTGACCCAGTGGCTCACCGACCCGGTGACCGCCCCGTCCGCCGAGGAGGTCGTCGCCGGGATCCGGGCCCTAGGCGGCGGGCCAGTTCTTGGCCAGTAG
- a CDS encoding elongation factor G-like protein EF-G2: protein MAQKTSEKGLAGAGAPAVTDPGRVRNVVLVGHSGSGKTTLVEALLSASGAIPRAGGVTEGTTVTDHDPAAIRQQRSVALACAPLMHGDVKINLLDTPGYADFVGELRAGLRAADAALFVVSAVDGVDDSTVSLWEECAAVGMPRAVAVTRLDHPRADYEEALQDCQEAFGENVMPIYQPMLADDGQAVAGLLGLITLRVLDYSAGYPPRMGEAEPEHLNPIADDRNTLIEGIIAESEDETLMDRYLGGEMISTDALIPDLEKAVARGNFYPVVPVCAATGVGLDALLDVIASGFPSPLEHDLPVVTGVDGSPRPPLTCDPSGPLVAEVVRTTIDRHVGRVSLVRVFSGTLRPDQTLHVSGHGMAERGHPDHDADERVAHVYSPLGAQLREVPSCLAGDLCAITKSGSAETGDTLSGKDDPLLMEPWRMPEPLLPIAVVAKTRSDEDALAKNLAKLVAGDPSLRLERNPETHQLVLWTMGESHADVVLDRLRSGGVELDTEPVKVALRETFGSGAKGHGRHVKQSGGHGQYAVCDIEVEPLPRGEGFQFVDRVVGGAVPHNYIPSVEKGVRAQLERGLAAGCPVVDVKVTLYDGKAHSVDSSDAAFQTAGALALRAAAEQGHITLLEPVDEIVVRVPESYVGAVMSDLSGRRGRPMGSESGGEGEASLVRAEVPATELVRYAVELRALTSGTGTFTRHYVRHEPMPPHLAEAVRKEHAVAR from the coding sequence ATGGCGCAGAAGACTTCGGAGAAAGGGCTTGCCGGCGCCGGTGCGCCGGCGGTGACCGACCCCGGCAGAGTTCGTAACGTGGTGCTCGTCGGCCACTCCGGTTCCGGGAAGACGACCCTGGTCGAGGCGCTGCTCTCGGCCAGCGGGGCGATTCCGCGGGCGGGCGGGGTGACCGAGGGCACCACGGTGACCGATCACGACCCGGCGGCGATCCGGCAGCAGCGTTCGGTGGCGCTCGCCTGCGCGCCGCTGATGCACGGCGATGTGAAGATCAACCTGTTGGACACCCCGGGGTACGCCGACTTCGTCGGTGAGCTGCGGGCCGGTCTGCGGGCCGCGGACGCCGCGCTGTTCGTGGTCTCCGCGGTCGACGGCGTGGACGACTCCACGGTGTCGCTCTGGGAGGAGTGCGCCGCGGTCGGCATGCCGCGCGCGGTGGCCGTGACCCGCCTCGACCACCCGCGCGCCGACTACGAGGAGGCGCTCCAGGACTGCCAGGAGGCGTTCGGCGAGAACGTCATGCCGATCTACCAGCCGATGCTCGCCGACGACGGGCAGGCCGTCGCCGGGCTGCTCGGGCTGATCACGCTGCGGGTGCTGGACTACTCGGCCGGCTACCCGCCGCGGATGGGCGAGGCCGAGCCGGAGCACCTGAACCCGATCGCCGACGACCGGAACACGCTGATCGAGGGCATCATCGCGGAGAGCGAGGACGAGACCCTCATGGACCGCTACCTCGGCGGCGAGATGATCAGCACGGACGCCCTGATCCCGGACCTGGAGAAGGCCGTCGCGCGGGGCAACTTCTACCCGGTCGTCCCGGTCTGCGCCGCCACCGGCGTCGGCCTGGACGCGCTGCTCGACGTCATCGCCAGCGGCTTCCCGTCGCCGCTGGAGCACGATCTGCCGGTCGTCACCGGGGTGGACGGCTCACCCCGCCCGCCGCTGACCTGCGACCCGTCCGGCCCACTGGTGGCCGAGGTGGTCCGCACCACGATCGACCGGCACGTCGGCCGGGTCTCCCTGGTCCGGGTCTTCTCCGGCACCCTGCGCCCCGATCAGACGCTGCACGTCTCGGGGCACGGCATGGCCGAGCGCGGGCACCCCGACCACGACGCCGACGAGCGGGTGGCGCACGTCTACTCCCCGCTCGGCGCCCAGCTCCGCGAGGTGCCCTCCTGCCTGGCGGGCGACCTCTGCGCGATCACCAAGTCGGGCTCGGCGGAGACCGGCGACACCCTGTCCGGCAAGGACGATCCCCTGCTCATGGAGCCGTGGCGGATGCCCGAGCCGCTGCTGCCGATCGCCGTGGTGGCCAAGACCCGCTCGGACGAGGACGCCCTCGCCAAGAACCTGGCGAAGCTGGTCGCCGGTGACCCGTCGCTGCGCCTGGAGCGCAACCCCGAGACCCACCAGCTGGTGCTCTGGACCATGGGCGAGTCGCACGCCGACGTGGTGCTCGACCGGCTCCGCTCGGGCGGCGTCGAGCTGGACACCGAGCCGGTCAAGGTGGCGCTGCGGGAGACGTTCGGCAGCGGGGCCAAGGGGCACGGCCGGCACGTGAAGCAGTCCGGCGGCCACGGCCAGTACGCGGTCTGCGACATCGAGGTGGAGCCGCTGCCCCGCGGCGAGGGCTTCCAGTTCGTCGACCGGGTGGTGGGCGGCGCCGTGCCGCACAACTACATCCCGTCGGTGGAGAAGGGGGTCCGTGCCCAGCTCGAACGCGGTCTGGCCGCCGGCTGCCCGGTGGTGGACGTCAAGGTCACCCTCTACGACGGCAAGGCGCACAGTGTGGACTCCTCGGACGCCGCCTTCCAGACGGCCGGGGCGCTGGCGCTGCGGGCCGCCGCCGAACAGGGCCACATCACCCTGCTCGAGCCGGTGGACGAGATCGTGGTGCGGGTGCCGGAGTCGTACGTCGGCGCGGTGATGAGCGACCTGTCCGGCCGCCGCGGCCGCCCGATGGGCAGCGAGTCCGGCGGCGAGGGCGAGGCCAGCCTGGTCCGCGCCGAGGTCCCGGCCACCGAACTGGTCCGCTACGCCGTCGAGCTGCGCGCGCTCACCTCGGGCACCGGCACCTTCACCCGGCACTACGTCCGGCACGAGCCGATGCCCCCGCACCTGGCCGAGGCCGTCCGCAAGGAGCACGCGGTGGCTAGATGA
- the pgsA gene encoding phosphatidylinositol phosphate synthase, giving the protein MAKIVQSTARAVVAYVVDPVARFLLRIGVSPDAVTIAGTVGVLFGSYLGAQGHLFWATVIVTACALTDVLDGTMARIRGGSSKFGALLDSSMDRIADGAVFGAVAYYLATEGNPYGGVVAALISLVFGQVVSYVKARAQSLGLNADVGIAERLERLLIVGAGGLLGAAGLEWGLPAALWVLAVLSVITAFQRLLHARRTEPKAPGE; this is encoded by the coding sequence ATGGCAAAGATCGTTCAATCAACGGCCCGCGCCGTCGTCGCGTATGTCGTCGACCCCGTCGCCCGTTTTCTTCTCCGGATCGGCGTCTCACCCGACGCGGTCACCATCGCAGGCACTGTCGGTGTGCTGTTCGGTTCGTACCTCGGTGCGCAGGGTCACCTGTTCTGGGCCACCGTGATCGTAACCGCCTGTGCCCTCACCGACGTGCTCGACGGCACAATGGCCCGGATACGGGGGGGTTCCTCCAAGTTCGGGGCGTTGCTCGACTCGTCCATGGACCGGATCGCCGACGGCGCCGTGTTCGGGGCGGTCGCCTACTACCTTGCTACCGAGGGCAATCCGTACGGCGGTGTCGTCGCGGCCCTGATCAGCCTGGTCTTCGGGCAGGTCGTGTCGTACGTCAAGGCCCGTGCCCAGAGCCTCGGCCTGAACGCCGACGTCGGTATCGCCGAGCGCCTGGAACGGCTGCTCATCGTCGGTGCGGGCGGCCTGCTCGGCGCGGCCGGCCTGGAGTGGGGCCTGCCCGCCGCGCTCTGGGTGCTGGCCGTGCTCTCCGTGATCACCGCCTTCCAGCGGCTGCTGCACGCGCGGCGCACCGAGCCGAAGGCGCCGGGCGAGTGA
- a CDS encoding response regulator transcription factor translates to MATVLLVEDDHVVRGAMLRSLADRGHAVHAVGTALEALRRVAAETPDLVVLDLGLPDLDGSDALRMLRGITDVPIIIATARDDEQTVVRLLRAGADDYMVKPFTGAHLDARIATVLRRVGRASRAAQPAVHEVGELRVDVGERSATLGDQPLALTRKEFDLLAYLAARPGRVVSRRELLEEVWRQPSVGEDQTIDVHLYWLRRKLGESAAKPRYLRTVRGVGFRLVAPD, encoded by the coding sequence ATGGCCACGGTGTTGCTCGTCGAAGACGACCATGTCGTGCGCGGCGCCATGCTCCGTTCGCTCGCCGACCGAGGGCACGCCGTGCACGCCGTCGGCACCGCCCTGGAAGCGTTGCGGCGGGTCGCCGCGGAGACGCCCGACCTCGTCGTACTGGACCTGGGACTCCCCGATCTGGACGGGTCGGACGCGCTGCGGATGCTGCGCGGCATCACCGACGTGCCGATCATCATCGCCACCGCGCGCGACGACGAGCAGACCGTCGTGCGGCTGTTGCGGGCCGGCGCCGACGACTACATGGTCAAGCCGTTCACCGGCGCCCACCTGGACGCGCGGATAGCCACCGTGCTGCGCCGCGTCGGCCGGGCCAGCCGGGCCGCGCAACCCGCCGTCCACGAGGTGGGCGAGCTGCGGGTGGACGTCGGCGAGCGCAGCGCCACCCTCGGCGATCAGCCGCTGGCGCTGACCCGCAAGGAGTTCGACCTGCTGGCCTACCTCGCCGCCCGTCCGGGCCGAGTGGTTTCCCGTCGCGAGCTGTTGGAGGAGGTATGGCGACAGCCATCGGTCGGCGAGGACCAGACCATCGACGTGCATTTGTACTGGCTTCGCCGGAAACTGGGCGAATCCGCGGCGAAGCCCCGCTACCTGCGCACCGTGCGGGGGGTCGGATTCCGGTTGGTGGCGCCGGACTGA